The following nucleotide sequence is from Salvia miltiorrhiza cultivar Shanhuang (shh) chromosome 7, IMPLAD_Smil_shh, whole genome shotgun sequence.
AAATACTTACCTTTTGCATATCTGACATAAGAGTCACCTCATCACCTGTTCCAAGGTTGAGCTCCTGCCTCAACCAGCCTAGAAACCACCTCCTATTGTTCTTGTTCTCCTTGTTTACAACTGCCCAAGCAATGGGCACAATTCCATCATTCCCATTCTTCCCTACTGCTGTCAACAGAACACCAAATGTCTTGCATTTCAAATGGAAACCATCAAGAGAAATTATTGGCCTGCAACCCCCTATCCAGTTCACCCTACAAGGTTCTAGGAGGACAAAGATTCTCTTAAAAACTCTCATTTGTAACTGAAGATGCTCAGTGGACAGTTGGAGTTTCATCTTACTCCCAGGCATACATTCTTTCACAATGTTACAATAGGCAACCAGCCTATTGAACTCCTCTCTATAGCTACCCTCAAGCTTGCATATGATCTCTTTTTTTGCCCTTTTACACTTGTGTAAACTGACATGAAGCTTCAAATGGTCCTTAACATGACCTTGTATGTCCTTAGAAGTGAACCTAGGATTTCTGTAGATTGCCTCTTTAAAGTACTTAGCCAAGTATGTTTGACTAACACTGGGGACTTCCCTCTGTTTGTAGCAGGTGTGATCTGCCACAAGAGTCTTGATGGCTAGCCCTTCAATGTCCCCATCTTTAGAGACATGCATGAGAAATGGACATGCTTGGTCATTGATGCAAACCACTCTAATCCTAGTCTTTTCATTCTTTATGAACTTTAACTTGTACCCAAACTTCACAGCATATGCATTTATTGATTCCCTAGCCTCCTTTGCCCCTGCAAAGGTCATTCCTAATTCAAAACTACCCTCATCCCCCCCTGAACACTCCCAATCAACTGCTCTAAGCTTTTAACCTCATTATCACTCTCCCAACACTCACTGTATACAGATGAATTCTCATCATCACCATGCCCTCTCCCTTCACCCTCAGCCTCATGTCCCTTTACAACCCCAGCCTCATCTTCATCACCATGCTCACCCTCTTCTATCCcagccctctctccctcttGAACCTCAGCCTCATCTTCATCACCATGCTTACCCTCTTCTATCCCAGCCTGCTCTCCTGAGTATTATCTAGATCATCACTCCTCTCACCTTTATTTACCTAAGTTACCTCCACTTCCTCTAATCCTATCAAGTCATTTAGTTGTACCCCAACATCAGTATTCTCAACCCCCTTATCATCACTAGTAATATGAACCCCATGTTTACCTTCTAAATCACTGACTTCATCATCTTCTAAAAATATCTCAAGTGGTACAAAAGTAGGCATCGCATCAATTTCATAATTTGCAAATAAATTTATCTCTCCATTGCCAAGTAATTCTAGGTAATCAAGAACCTTATGACACTGTTTAGGATTTCTTAGGGGAACTAGACCCTTACCAATGGGATAATCTTGATCTGCCGCATACACTAGTTTACGTTTAGAACCATAACAGTCCTCAAATTCAGATACGATCCTATCTAAAGTCATTTTTTCTACTGTGGATTTAATCTCCTTATGGTTATAACCGTCCTACATCCATTCACCATCCTCATCTTTTTTTTCCATACACCCCaccaattcaaaataaatacaacTTCAGGATTCGACATGCTGCACAACAACATGAACAAGCAACAACATAACTTATGTTACGCGTTCATACACCAAATGAAAACAATACAAAAGCAACCAGAATCTCAATCCCACAGTACATGCATGttctggaaaaaaaataaaaattggagaGATATAGATTAGCCATTACTTACCTTTTTTCCAGAGTCTACTTCGATGCAAATTAGAACCACCGATGGGAATCGACAAAACCGCAACCAAAGAACCCTTGTTCTTCATCGATTTTCCCTCTGCAACTCTTAGTTTTGGAATGGAATGGAAGAAACTCTTCGCCTCCTCTATTTTCATACAAAGCCCGCTCATTGTGGTTTTGGCGGTGGGGCCcagcagaaaaaaaaaatttaagaagACGTTAAGCGCTCGTCAAGCCTCCGGACTTAATTGCACCCTTCTTCTGGGACTctggggaggtcaacgcgctttgaccgactttggggggctaaaagctctagggggtgTACTACAGGGGGGggaatctgcacctttgccctaaataaatagataacggataaatagaaaatttaatTACGGATGaaaacgttatgtataatacttATAGATAACGATTACCAAACATTATTAATATcgaaaaactgttatgtatatcTGTATACATAATGGTGAATATTAGACTTTCATGACGATCGGAAACGTTATCTATAACacttatagataacggattatCCATGTGACTTATAtataaaaaaccgttatgtatatgtgtatacataacggtgaaatttaaacttttataatggtCAGACACGTTATGTATAATCCTTAAAGATAACGGAAATTCCAgcgttatttatttaagggttaaggtacaaattcACCCCTAAACTAGACACCCTTGGAGCGTATACCCCCTCATCCTCGTCCTTGGCCCAAATACACCCCCAGAGTCCATAAAAATGGTGCATTTAAACTTAGCAAGTTAACGGTCGTTTCTTGCCGTTAACTTGCTGGTTTAAATGGCCCATTTTTTTGGACTCTTGGGGTATATTTGGGCCAAGGTCAATAATTGGGAGGGGATGG
It contains:
- the LOC130994151 gene encoding uncharacterized protein LOC130994151, producing MTFAGAKEARESINAYAVKFGYKLKFIKNEKTRIRVVCINDQACPFLMHVSKDGDIEGLAIKTLVADHTCYKQREVPSVSQTYLAKYFKEAIYRNPRFTSKDIQGHVKDHLKLHVSLHKCKRAKKEIICKLEGSYREEFNRLVAYCNIVKECMPGSKMKLQLSTEHLQLQMRVFKRIFVLLEPCRVNWIGGCRPIISLDGFHLKCKTFGVLLTAVGKNGNDGIVPIAWAVVNKENKNNRRWFLGWLRQELNLGTGDEVTLMSDMQKGLMEAVNEVTPAAEHR